The following proteins come from a genomic window of Winogradskyella sp. PC-19:
- a CDS encoding 1-acyl-sn-glycerol-3-phosphate acyltransferase, whose translation MKAIAKFIYFKVLGWKIVGNTNFSKDTVKKAVIIAAPHTSWHDFFIGLYLRKITGVKTNFIAKKELFKWPFNYYFKSIGGRAVDRTSGQNKVEAIASLFDGEEEFRLTLAPEGTRKKVDEWKTGFYYIAKAANVPIIMFTLDFQNKKNKISEPFYPTDDKEADFKVMHSFFEAVIGKVPKYS comes from the coding sequence ATGAAAGCTATTGCAAAATTCATTTACTTCAAAGTATTAGGCTGGAAAATTGTTGGAAACACAAATTTTTCAAAAGATACAGTAAAGAAAGCTGTTATAATCGCAGCACCTCATACGAGTTGGCATGACTTTTTTATAGGCCTTTACTTGAGAAAAATAACGGGAGTAAAAACAAATTTTATCGCCAAAAAAGAATTATTCAAATGGCCCTTTAATTATTATTTTAAATCTATCGGAGGAAGAGCAGTAGATAGAACTTCCGGACAAAATAAAGTCGAAGCTATTGCTAGTCTTTTTGATGGCGAAGAAGAGTTTAGGCTTACTCTAGCCCCAGAAGGAACTCGAAAAAAAGTCGATGAATGGAAAACAGGCTTTTACTATATAGCTAAAGCTGCCAACGTACCAATAATAATGTTTACGTTAGATTTTCAAAATAAGAAAAACAAAATTTCAGAACCATTTTATCCGACTGATGATAAAGAAGCTGATTTTAAAGTTATGCATTCATTTTTTGAAGCTGTAATAGGAAAAGTGCCAAAATACTCTTAA
- a CDS encoding YebC/PmpR family DNA-binding transcriptional regulator, producing the protein MGRAFEFRKARKMKRWSAMSKAFTRIGKDIVMAVKEGGPDPDSNARLRAVIQNAKAVNMPKANVERAIKKASEKGQGDYKEVLFEGYAQHGIAVLVETATDNNTRTVANVRSYFNKTDGSLGTSGSVVFMFDHTCNFKVIGEDLDLEELELELIDYGVEEIFEDTDEDADGNEQTSIMIYAPFESFGNIQSYLEENSIEIISSGFERIPQVTKPLTAEQAEDVEKLLEKLEEDDDVQNVYHTMEESSEA; encoded by the coding sequence ATGGGAAGAGCTTTTGAGTTTAGAAAAGCACGTAAAATGAAACGTTGGTCTGCCATGAGTAAAGCTTTTACACGCATAGGTAAAGACATCGTAATGGCAGTAAAAGAAGGTGGACCTGACCCTGATAGTAATGCGCGTCTTAGAGCTGTAATACAAAACGCTAAGGCTGTAAATATGCCTAAAGCAAATGTAGAACGTGCTATAAAAAAAGCGAGTGAAAAAGGTCAAGGTGATTATAAAGAAGTTCTTTTTGAAGGTTATGCGCAGCACGGTATTGCTGTGCTAGTTGAGACAGCGACAGATAATAACACACGTACAGTAGCTAACGTTCGTAGTTATTTTAATAAAACAGATGGTAGTTTAGGTACATCTGGCTCAGTTGTATTTATGTTTGACCATACTTGTAATTTTAAGGTTATTGGTGAGGATTTAGATTTAGAAGAATTAGAGCTAGAACTTATAGATTATGGCGTTGAAGAAATTTTTGAAGACACTGATGAAGATGCTGATGGTAACGAGCAAACAAGCATTATGATATATGCACCATTCGAAAGTTTTGGAAACATACAATCCTATTTAGAAGAAAATAGTATAGAAATTATTTCGTCAGGATTTGAGCGTATACCACAAGTAACAAAGCCACTTACAGCAGAACAAGCAGAAGACGTAGAAAAACTATTAGAAAAACTTGAAGAAGACGATGATGTGCAAAATGTATATCACACTATGGAAGAATCTTCGGAAGCATAA
- a CDS encoding sensor histidine kinase, with product MQNLNINTFLKQTNYHRPLLFNGVLWSLAFVILLFIFSKGQNPITADYIYTVAFLLVIAVPVCVNFYVLIPRFLKKERYLIYILLFLINVLVFAFTNSYFFNNLLDTLFPNYFFVSYLSNLNIYLTYSIFLIATTLLKLAEDWFYFNTNLNKTLRLQNQQIQTQLSALRAQINPHFLFNSLNVIYAMALEKKENITTAIVELSDVLRYVIYDSNTERVSLKDEIKLLKNYISFQKYRGHASNEVELDIQIVDENFKIYPMLLLPLLENSYKYGFSGNETSDTIQIHLKQEASNFSFKIKNKNCKISNNMADDYSGVGLENLRNNLNLVYPNQHKFIKEETKESFTVTIEITDEQ from the coding sequence ATGCAAAACCTTAACATAAATACGTTTTTAAAACAAACTAATTACCACAGACCACTATTATTTAATGGCGTTCTGTGGTCTTTAGCTTTTGTGATTCTACTTTTTATTTTCTCAAAAGGACAGAACCCAATAACAGCAGATTATATTTATACTGTAGCATTTTTATTAGTCATCGCAGTACCAGTATGTGTTAACTTTTATGTCCTTATTCCAAGATTCTTAAAGAAAGAACGATATCTAATTTATATCCTATTATTTTTAATCAATGTATTAGTATTTGCATTTACCAATAGCTATTTTTTTAATAACCTATTAGATACGCTATTTCCAAACTACTTTTTTGTTTCATATTTGTCTAATCTTAATATATACTTGACCTATAGTATTTTTTTAATAGCGACAACCCTCTTGAAATTAGCTGAAGATTGGTTCTATTTTAATACCAATCTCAACAAAACACTAAGACTTCAAAATCAACAAATACAAACACAGCTTTCAGCATTACGTGCACAGATAAATCCGCATTTTTTATTCAATTCACTGAATGTAATTTACGCTATGGCATTAGAGAAAAAAGAAAACATTACTACCGCAATTGTAGAGTTGTCAGACGTTTTGCGTTATGTGATTTATGATTCAAATACAGAGCGTGTTTCTCTTAAAGACGAAATCAAACTCCTAAAAAATTATATATCGTTTCAGAAATATCGTGGTCATGCGTCAAATGAGGTAGAATTAGACATTCAAATTGTGGATGAAAACTTCAAAATATATCCTATGTTACTATTACCATTATTAGAAAATAGTTACAAGTATGGATTTTCCGGAAATGAAACATCAGACACTATTCAAATTCATTTGAAACAAGAGGCTTCAAATTTCAGTTTTAAAATAAAAAATAAAAATTGTAAAATATCAAATAACATGGCCGACGACTATTCTGGTGTTGGTTTAGAAAACTTACGTAATAATCTTAATTTAGTGTATCCGAATCAGCATAAATTTATCAAAGAAGAAACCAAAGAAAGCTTTACGGTTACCATAGAAATTACAGATGAACAATAG
- a CDS encoding LytR/AlgR family response regulator transcription factor: MNNSATISCIIVDDELSSQKVLQHFIANTAVLDLKHTCNNAVEAFKYLQLNPTVDVIFLDINMPQQSGIDFYKSLAKPPAVIFTTAYPQYAVDGFEVNATDYLLKPIAYERFLVAINKVLTNTSASSETDFIILKENKALHKARFEDILFVEAYGDYVKVHLNDKTITTHSTFSGLIAQLPKHFIRTHKSFSVNINKLSQLSGNQIMVASHKIPIGQTYKTKVLEALHL; encoded by the coding sequence ATGAACAATAGCGCAACCATATCGTGTATTATTGTGGATGACGAATTATCATCTCAAAAAGTGTTACAACATTTTATAGCAAATACTGCTGTATTGGATTTAAAACACACCTGTAATAATGCTGTAGAAGCTTTTAAATATTTGCAACTAAATCCGACTGTAGATGTAATATTTCTAGATATAAATATGCCTCAACAATCTGGAATAGATTTTTATAAAAGTTTAGCCAAACCACCAGCAGTAATTTTTACCACTGCATATCCACAATATGCAGTGGACGGTTTTGAAGTCAATGCCACAGATTATCTCCTAAAACCTATTGCCTACGAACGCTTTTTAGTGGCTATTAATAAAGTACTTACCAATACATCTGCATCATCAGAGACCGATTTTATAATACTAAAAGAAAACAAAGCCTTACACAAAGCACGTTTTGAAGACATCTTATTTGTAGAAGCTTATGGTGATTATGTCAAAGTACATCTTAACGATAAAACCATCACAACACACAGCACGTTTTCTGGCTTAATAGCACAATTACCAAAACATTTTATTCGCACACACAAGTCTTTTAGCGTTAATATAAATAAGTTAAGTCAGTTGTCAGGCAACCAAATAATGGTAGCTTCGCATAAGATTCCAATTGGACAAACCTACAAGACTAAAGTCCTAGAAGCACTACATTTATAA
- a CDS encoding zinc-dependent metalloprotease — MKMTSIKAVKSLTLALLLCAFLMPQNSFAQRKKKRKKDKTEAAAPKPAKKKEKTIKDITKTSKKIEGLFTIYEDTITGSLQMVVKENQIGKDYIYFSQVSNGSTDAGLYRGSYGGSKVFKINKHFNKLEFEGQNTSFYFDENNAISRSKDANVTNGKMASLKIEAHDKEAGEYLIKADDVFKKETLRQLKRPRFPGQSPFAFTLGNLDKNKTTVRAINNYEDNTNLEVEYVYSKSSAINGGSNAIADGRNVSVQIFHSFIAMPENDYEIRLDDPRVGYFTTQVDDQTATNSAPFRDLVHRWNLKKKDPSAAISEPVKPITWWMENSTPVEWRETIKNGVLEWNKAFEKAGFKNAMVVKMQPDDATWDAGDINYNVLRWTSSPNPPFGGYGPSFVNPKTGEIMGSDIMLEYVHFTNRVMYDKLFELSAKPKAFDASEYLKENKVFCSMGHVMHENTMFGQAVLEVAGASDLEMERMKKESMKALIMHEVGHTLGLNHNMKASQLFSPEQLADASFIEGKCLTGSVMDYAGINLTNDRTKQGQYYDTSVGPYDVWAIQFGYTPFKTGAEKEVLLNQSTKPELIFGNDADDMRAPGKAIDPRVMIGDLSNDQIGYSIDRFKLVDDMMGNIKNKFAKNGESFQEMRRAYYILSGQRATAGNVISRFIGGVYVDRAMVGQQGATKPYTPVSLEDQKRAMNALKTYVFAPNAFDAPNDLYNYLAMQRRGYNFFGGPEDPKIHRQVLNYQMGVLVHILHPNTLQRITDSELYGNEYKLSTFMTDLNNAIFKADIYGNINSFRQNLQLEYTNMLIDMLTGKQSGRFTNNAKSMVLYNLKNIRAMAAPSGDVSSKAHKQHLRTLIDNALKEVK; from the coding sequence ATGAAAATGACATCAATCAAAGCAGTTAAATCATTAACGCTAGCTTTACTCTTATGCGCTTTTTTAATGCCACAAAATTCTTTTGCTCAGAGAAAGAAAAAAAGAAAAAAAGACAAAACTGAAGCTGCTGCTCCTAAACCAGCTAAGAAAAAAGAAAAAACTATCAAAGATATAACCAAAACAAGTAAAAAAATTGAAGGCCTTTTTACTATCTATGAAGACACGATTACAGGTTCGTTACAAATGGTTGTAAAGGAAAATCAAATTGGTAAAGACTACATCTATTTTAGTCAAGTATCTAATGGTAGTACTGATGCAGGTTTGTATCGCGGAAGTTACGGTGGTTCTAAAGTATTTAAAATCAATAAGCATTTTAATAAATTAGAATTTGAAGGTCAAAATACATCATTCTACTTTGATGAAAACAATGCCATTTCGCGTTCGAAAGATGCTAATGTGACAAATGGTAAAATGGCGTCTTTAAAAATTGAAGCACATGATAAAGAAGCTGGTGAGTATCTTATCAAGGCTGATGATGTTTTCAAAAAAGAAACACTCAGACAGCTCAAACGACCTCGTTTTCCTGGCCAATCGCCATTTGCATTTACACTAGGTAATTTAGACAAAAATAAAACTACCGTAAGAGCAATTAATAACTACGAAGACAATACAAATTTAGAGGTAGAATATGTGTATTCGAAATCATCGGCTATTAATGGTGGTTCTAACGCTATCGCTGATGGAAGAAATGTAAGTGTACAAATCTTTCATAGTTTTATTGCTATGCCAGAAAACGACTATGAAATACGTTTGGATGATCCACGCGTTGGTTATTTTACAACACAAGTAGATGACCAAACTGCAACAAATTCTGCACCATTTAGAGATTTAGTACATCGTTGGAATCTTAAAAAGAAAGATCCAAGTGCAGCTATCTCAGAACCAGTTAAGCCAATCACATGGTGGATGGAAAACTCTACACCAGTTGAATGGAGAGAAACTATTAAGAATGGTGTTTTAGAGTGGAATAAAGCTTTTGAAAAAGCAGGATTCAAAAACGCTATGGTCGTAAAAATGCAACCTGACGATGCTACTTGGGATGCTGGAGATATTAACTATAACGTATTACGTTGGACATCATCTCCAAATCCTCCTTTTGGTGGTTACGGACCAAGCTTCGTAAATCCAAAAACTGGAGAAATTATGGGTTCTGACATTATGCTGGAATATGTACACTTTACTAATAGAGTTATGTATGATAAATTATTTGAACTTTCTGCAAAGCCAAAGGCTTTTGACGCTTCAGAATATTTGAAAGAAAATAAAGTGTTTTGTTCTATGGGACATGTCATGCACGAAAATACCATGTTTGGTCAAGCCGTATTAGAAGTAGCTGGTGCAAGTGACTTAGAAATGGAGCGTATGAAGAAAGAGTCAATGAAAGCCCTAATAATGCACGAAGTAGGACACACACTTGGACTTAATCACAACATGAAGGCCAGTCAACTATTCTCTCCTGAGCAATTAGCAGATGCTAGCTTTATTGAAGGAAAGTGTCTTACGGGTTCTGTAATGGATTATGCTGGTATTAATTTAACTAACGATAGAACAAAGCAAGGACAATATTATGATACATCTGTTGGACCTTATGATGTGTGGGCTATTCAGTTTGGATATACGCCATTTAAAACTGGTGCTGAAAAAGAAGTACTATTAAATCAATCTACAAAACCAGAATTAATTTTTGGTAATGATGCAGACGATATGCGTGCTCCTGGAAAAGCTATTGACCCTCGTGTAATGATTGGAGATTTATCAAATGACCAAATTGGTTATTCTATTGATAGGTTTAAACTCGTTGATGATATGATGGGTAACATTAAAAATAAGTTTGCTAAAAACGGTGAGTCTTTTCAAGAAATGCGTCGTGCTTATTATATTTTGAGTGGTCAACGCGCTACTGCTGGTAATGTTATTTCTAGATTTATTGGTGGTGTTTATGTTGATAGAGCTATGGTAGGTCAACAAGGTGCTACTAAGCCTTACACTCCTGTAAGTCTGGAAGACCAAAAAAGAGCAATGAATGCATTAAAAACATATGTGTTTGCTCCTAATGCTTTTGATGCACCTAATGACTTATATAATTACCTAGCTATGCAACGTAGAGGTTATAACTTCTTTGGTGGTCCAGAAGACCCAAAAATACATAGACAAGTACTAAACTATCAAATGGGAGTTTTGGTTCATATTCTTCATCCAAATACATTACAACGTATTACTGATAGTGAGTTATATGGTAATGAGTATAAACTTTCGACATTTATGACAGACCTAAATAATGCTATATTCAAAGCTGATATCTATGGAAATATAAATTCGTTTAGACAAAATTTACAGTTAGAATATACTAATATGCTTATAGATATGTTAACAGGTAAACAAAGTGGAAGATTTACAAACAATGCTAAATCAATGGTTCTTTATAATTTAAAAAATATTAGAGCCATGGCTGCGCCAAGTGGAGATGTATCTTCGAAAGCACATAAACAACACTTAAGAACACTAATTGATAATGCTTTAAAAGAAGTTAAATAA
- a CDS encoding nuclear transport factor 2 family protein codes for MDKLIEKFYNAFTNLDAETMADCYHPDVVFEDPAFGTLQGERAKNMWRMLCSSQKGKNFIVTFSEIKTNKNNGSAKWEAIYNFSKTGRKVHNKISAKFEFKDGLIIRHKDNFNLHKWATQAIGFKGKLLGSTGFFRKKLQKQTNSLLDKFEVKL; via the coding sequence ATGGATAAATTAATCGAAAAATTTTATAATGCATTTACAAATCTAGATGCAGAAACTATGGCTGATTGTTACCATCCAGATGTAGTTTTCGAAGACCCTGCTTTTGGCACTTTACAAGGTGAACGTGCTAAAAATATGTGGCGTATGCTTTGTTCATCCCAAAAAGGAAAAAACTTTATAGTTACATTTTCAGAAATAAAAACCAATAAAAATAATGGTTCAGCAAAATGGGAAGCTATTTATAATTTCAGTAAAACTGGTAGGAAGGTACACAATAAGATTTCAGCAAAATTTGAATTTAAGGATGGACTAATTATAAGGCATAAGGATAATTTCAACCTTCATAAATGGGCAACACAAGCAATAGGTTTTAAAGGGAAACTATTAGGGAGCACTGGTTTTTTTAGAAAAAAACTTCAAAAACAAACCAATAGTTTACTCGATAAATTTGAGGTAAAACTCTGA
- a CDS encoding helix-turn-helix domain-containing protein — MFPDFNRWSLPLLILVLQGLIFVVLLLLRYYKKRNNSDLFLGLILLLTCYTQTCYTVGFMGWYDTFRTTKINYFLINIGVALAPLIYLYVKSVTESNFKFKKTYWWHFTLAIIVILLRVVTYTYDIIQPGFEDAQNGILKLAFDEAIVQPVLGYVSPIHMLLYLAFTFQLFYNYRKKIIQYFSNIYKLELNWILTFLILFTISFLYDSIQEIIDLSITDLGYQERWWLNLYLAVITLFIGIKGYFTDTTKLNKLKFSFSPKTIGIPESKNEMEDKTVSEVELALVRNLMENERAYLNPELNLADLAEQANLTRGQLSEIINSGFNKNFNDFVNGYRVEAFKSMLKENKHQQMSLLGIAQDCGFNSKATFNRVFKKLTNYSPTEYLKSQLN, encoded by the coding sequence GTGTTTCCAGATTTTAATCGTTGGAGTTTACCATTACTAATTCTTGTATTACAAGGTCTTATTTTTGTAGTACTACTTTTGTTACGCTATTATAAAAAACGTAACAATTCAGATTTGTTTTTAGGGCTAATTCTTCTATTAACGTGTTATACCCAAACTTGCTACACTGTTGGTTTTATGGGTTGGTATGATACGTTTAGGACTACAAAAATCAATTACTTTCTTATTAATATTGGAGTAGCCTTAGCGCCCTTGATATACTTATATGTCAAATCAGTTACTGAGAGTAATTTTAAATTCAAAAAGACATATTGGTGGCATTTCACTTTGGCCATTATTGTCATACTACTAAGAGTAGTTACATATACTTACGATATAATACAACCAGGCTTTGAAGATGCACAAAATGGAATTTTAAAATTAGCATTTGATGAAGCTATAGTTCAACCCGTTTTAGGTTATGTTTCTCCTATTCATATGTTATTGTATTTGGCTTTTACCTTTCAACTCTTCTACAACTATCGCAAAAAAATTATTCAATATTTTTCTAATATTTATAAGCTAGAACTTAACTGGATACTCACATTTCTAATATTATTTACAATTTCATTTTTGTACGATTCTATTCAAGAAATAATAGATCTATCAATTACAGATTTAGGTTACCAAGAACGTTGGTGGTTAAATCTTTATCTGGCTGTAATTACACTATTTATAGGTATCAAGGGTTACTTTACAGACACAACCAAGCTTAATAAATTAAAGTTTAGCTTTTCGCCAAAAACGATTGGAATCCCAGAGTCTAAAAACGAAATGGAAGACAAAACCGTTTCCGAAGTGGAATTAGCTCTAGTTAGAAACCTTATGGAAAACGAAAGAGCATATTTAAATCCAGAGTTAAATTTAGCCGACTTGGCAGAACAAGCCAATCTTACGCGTGGCCAATTATCTGAAATTATCAATTCTGGCTTCAATAAAAACTTTAATGATTTTGTTAATGGTTATAGAGTTGAGGCTTTTAAGAGCATGCTAAAAGAGAATAAGCACCAACAAATGTCTTTATTAGGTATTGCGCAAGATTGTGGTTTTAACAGTAAAGCAACATTCAATCGCGTATTTAAAAAACTAACCAACTACTCACCTACTGAATATTTGAAATCTCAATTAAATTAA
- a CDS encoding DoxX family protein, whose product MKTNYNDLGLLILRLGFGGLMLINHGIPKLDKLNGPIEFADPIGVGATASLILCLIGEVLAPVLIIFGIKTKFAAVPAAITMGVAAFIVHGSDPLARKEMALLYFIAFVVIFLAGPGKFSIDGRKGR is encoded by the coding sequence TTGAAAACCAATTACAACGACCTTGGATTATTAATTTTGCGCCTTGGATTTGGAGGACTCATGTTAATAAACCACGGTATTCCCAAACTTGATAAACTTAACGGACCAATAGAATTTGCCGATCCAATCGGAGTTGGAGCAACCGCTTCACTAATCTTATGTCTTATTGGTGAGGTCTTAGCACCGGTTCTAATCATTTTTGGTATTAAAACTAAATTTGCAGCAGTCCCAGCAGCTATAACTATGGGTGTTGCAGCATTTATAGTTCATGGTAGTGACCCACTAGCACGCAAAGAAATGGCACTACTCTATTTTATTGCTTTTGTAGTCATCTTTTTAGCTGGACCTGGGAAATTTTCTATCGACGGCAGAAAAGGAAGATAA
- the gcvT gene encoding glycine cleavage system aminomethyltransferase GcvT, which yields MKNTALSATHEALGAKMVPFAGYNMPVQYEGVNIEHETVRNAVGVFDVSHMGEFLIEGPNALDLIQKVSSNDASKLEIGKAQYSCLPNDDGGIVDDLIIYKIKDETYLLVVNASNIEKDWNWISSKNDVGAEMRDLSEDYSLLAIQGPKAVEAMQSLSSHDLAGINFYNFVVGDFAGIEHVIISATGYTGSGGFEIYCKNSEVKQVWDKVLEAGADFGIKPIGLAARDTLRLEMGYCLYGNDIDDTTSPIEAGLSWVCKFNKEFTNSEALQAEKERKPENRLVAFKMDERGIPRHGYDIVDGSGKTIGRVTSGTMSPSLGEGIGLGYVPRVFASADSKINIQVRKKAIPATVVKLPFYKS from the coding sequence ATGAAAAATACTGCATTATCTGCTACACACGAAGCCTTAGGTGCTAAAATGGTTCCTTTTGCTGGATATAATATGCCTGTACAATACGAAGGCGTAAACATAGAACACGAAACCGTTAGAAATGCTGTTGGTGTTTTTGATGTATCACATATGGGAGAGTTTTTAATCGAAGGGCCAAATGCTCTAGATTTAATCCAAAAAGTATCTAGTAATGACGCCTCAAAATTAGAAATTGGTAAAGCACAATACAGCTGTTTACCAAATGATGATGGTGGTATTGTAGACGATTTAATCATTTACAAAATAAAAGACGAAACATACCTTTTAGTGGTAAATGCAAGTAATATTGAAAAAGACTGGAACTGGATATCTTCTAAAAACGATGTAGGAGCAGAAATGCGAGATTTAAGCGAAGACTACTCTTTACTAGCTATCCAAGGCCCAAAAGCAGTTGAAGCAATGCAATCCTTATCTTCTCATGATTTAGCTGGTATTAACTTTTACAATTTTGTAGTTGGTGATTTTGCTGGGATTGAACATGTGATTATTTCAGCTACTGGCTACACTGGTAGTGGTGGTTTTGAGATTTATTGTAAAAACTCTGAAGTCAAGCAAGTATGGGATAAAGTATTAGAAGCTGGTGCTGATTTTGGTATTAAACCTATTGGTCTTGCAGCTAGAGATACGTTACGTCTAGAAATGGGATACTGTCTTTACGGAAACGATATAGATGATACCACATCACCTATCGAAGCTGGATTGAGTTGGGTTTGTAAATTCAATAAAGAATTTACTAACAGCGAAGCACTACAAGCAGAAAAAGAACGCAAACCAGAAAACAGATTAGTCGCTTTTAAAATGGATGAACGCGGAATTCCACGTCATGGTTATGACATCGTTGACGGTTCTGGAAAAACAATTGGTCGCGTAACTTCTGGCACAATGAGTCCAAGCTTAGGCGAAGGTATAGGTTTAGGATATGTACCTCGTGTTTTTGCTTCTGCAGACAGTAAAATTAATATTCAGGTTCGTAAAAAAGCTATTCCTGCTACTGTTGTAAAATTACCATTTTACAAAAGCTAA
- a CDS encoding DoxX family protein: MIQLKSLFKFLITPVIQKNWYNDVLIAIPRIICGLLLTASFGADKFGMPWTADSQNLNLFEVSAWFPEDVAAYGGIFAVAPIFFAWMGAFSEAVGGLFLMLGLKTRIASFLIMCTMLVPIFMQKWNQGLWAMLPAMGFLWISVYNLILGSGRFGLDYIIGKKLK, from the coding sequence ATGATACAATTAAAATCTTTATTCAAATTTTTAATAACTCCAGTTATTCAAAAAAACTGGTATAACGATGTATTAATAGCCATACCACGAATTATTTGTGGCCTATTATTAACAGCAAGTTTTGGCGCCGATAAATTTGGAATGCCATGGACAGCAGATAGTCAAAACCTAAACTTGTTTGAAGTATCTGCATGGTTTCCTGAAGATGTAGCTGCATACGGTGGTATTTTTGCTGTAGCACCAATATTCTTTGCTTGGATGGGCGCTTTTAGTGAAGCTGTTGGTGGACTCTTTTTAATGCTAGGACTTAAAACCAGAATAGCTTCGTTTTTAATAATGTGCACCATGCTCGTTCCAATATTTATGCAAAAATGGAATCAAGGTCTATGGGCAATGCTACCTGCTATGGGTTTCTTATGGATATCAGTCTATAATCTCATTTTGGGTTCAGGACGTTTTGGCTTGGACTATATAATTGGTAAAAAATTAAAATAA
- a CDS encoding 4a-hydroxytetrahydrobiopterin dehydratase — translation MKKLDKDTIEAKLLQLPDWDYFDDALHSEFEFENFKDCFSAMSRIAFECEALGHHPDWSNVYNVLKISLTTHDADGVTEKDFQLAKAIDFIVEPED, via the coding sequence ATGAAAAAACTAGATAAAGACACTATAGAAGCTAAATTATTACAACTACCTGACTGGGATTATTTTGATGATGCGCTCCACTCAGAATTTGAATTCGAAAACTTTAAAGACTGTTTTAGTGCTATGAGCCGTATTGCATTTGAGTGCGAAGCTTTGGGTCATCATCCAGATTGGAGTAATGTGTATAATGTCTTAAAAATATCACTAACAACACATGATGCAGATGGCGTTACTGAAAAAGATTTCCAATTAGCAAAAGCAATTGATTTTATTGTTGAGCCAGAAGATTAA
- a CDS encoding sugar nucleotide-binding protein, whose product MKKTERKHKILILGVSGYLGNAIYTELCNYFRTYGTYFSPKAAYEKNKQFFHYNVEEDDIYEILEATKPDIIISALRGNFHAQTIAHAHIAEYALEHGSKIIFLSSANAFDAYSKYPSYETDKTLSHSIYGHFKIKIENMLMRMPKRQIAILRLPMVFGTNCPRIQEIKQLITEKEAVEIFPNLIMNVTLDKKVTQQIHYIINRNKSGVFHLGSTDLVHHDEFIKELVANLTEAKVSLKQVYTTNEDRYLAVLPKYNTLPKHLQITSDKVLEELMK is encoded by the coding sequence ATGAAGAAGACAGAACGTAAACATAAAATACTAATTCTTGGCGTTAGTGGCTATCTAGGCAATGCCATATACACAGAGCTATGCAATTATTTTAGAACTTACGGTACGTATTTCTCTCCTAAGGCGGCTTACGAAAAAAACAAGCAATTCTTTCACTATAATGTTGAAGAAGATGATATCTACGAAATCCTTGAAGCTACAAAACCAGACATTATAATATCAGCGTTACGAGGTAATTTTCATGCACAAACTATTGCCCATGCGCATATTGCTGAGTATGCTTTAGAACATGGTTCAAAAATTATATTTCTTTCTTCAGCTAATGCTTTTGACGCCTATAGTAAATATCCTAGCTACGAAACTGACAAAACACTAAGTCATAGCATATATGGGCATTTTAAAATTAAGATTGAAAATATGCTAATGCGAATGCCAAAGCGTCAAATAGCAATATTAAGATTACCGATGGTTTTTGGTACCAATTGCCCAAGAATTCAGGAAATAAAACAACTCATTACAGAAAAAGAAGCAGTAGAAATTTTTCCAAATTTAATAATGAATGTGACACTCGATAAAAAAGTAACACAACAAATTCATTATATCATTAACAGAAATAAATCTGGTGTATTTCATTTAGGAAGTACCGACTTGGTGCACCATGACGAATTTATTAAAGAACTAGTGGCTAATCTCACAGAAGCCAAAGTTTCTTTAAAACAAGTGTATACAACAAACGAAGACAGATACTTAGCAGTACTACCAAAATATAATACCTTACCAAAACACCTTCAAATTACAAGCGATAAAGTATTGGAGGAACTAATGAAGTAA